Genomic segment of Veillonella parvula DSM 2008:
CTTGGCAGTGGCGATGTAACCTCTGCCATTGTATCCGGCTTACGAATGTTGGCTATGACACTTGTCTTTATAGGCCTGTTGGCAACTACAAAATTGCAAGACCTTACGGCCGCGCTCGTAACACAATGTAAAATTCCTTACGAATATGCATTTATGTTCACTGCCGCACTTCGCTTTGTGCCTGACTTCATTGCTGAAAGCCATGCTGTACAAGAGGCGCAAGCTTGCCGTGGCTTATCTCTAGAAGGCAACTTCATTAAGCGCATCAAATCCTATGCATCTGTTATCCAACCATTGCTATTAAAATCCTTGGGACGCTCCGAAACAATGGCGTTATCCTTGGAACTACGTGGTTTTGGGGGCCCTACACACAGCTTTGCCGCATCCGTAGGATTGAAAAGAATCGATTATACTGTTATTAGTACTTTAATTGCTATTACAATACTTTTATTTGTTATTGTGTAATTTTCTTATATATCAAGTAAGAGTATAATTTTGCTCCTATAGAAATGTACTAGCTTTAATAGTCATAATAAAAAATATGATGATAGTATATAAGTAAAATAAGAGCTTTTTACTTATATATGCTTCAAAATGTATATGCTGAGTGGTAAAAAACGTTGTTTTTACCACTCAGTTTTGTTGTATTGGGGATATAGATGTAAAATATGTAATTCTTACCTTAAAAGATGGATAAAAGTGAAATAGTATGTCATACAAATAGTTCGTCCTTTTTCTTGCGTATGTGGTCTCTTTTTATATATTATGTTAAATAGAAATAATATTTTTTAGGATACCTACAGTTTTGAGGAATACTTATGAGTGAATTAGTAATACGACCAATTACAAGGAATGATATAGCCCCTTGTTTAGATATTTATAATTACGAGGTTGTAAACGGCGTAGCCACGCTTGATCTTGAACCTCGCACGTTGTCAGAGTGGCAGGAGTGGTATGAGTCTCATAGCGATGAGCACCATCCTATTGTGGTAGGTACCATTGATGGGATTGTAGCAGGCTATGCATCGCTTTCACCATATCGACCTAAAGAGGCCTATAAAAGTACCGTCGAATTATCTATCTATATCCATCAAGATTATCGCGGTAGAGGGATCGCTACACAACTGATGGCTCATATTTTAGAAATAGCAAAAAATGATCCGTTATTGCATAATGTGGTATCCGTTATTACGGCTGGCAATGAAGGCAGCACTAAGTTACACGCGCGATTTGGCTTTACCTATTGTGGTCTAACGCCTCAAGTTGGATTCAAACATGGTAAATATCAGGATACCGAAACATACGCATTATTGGTATAATAATTAGTATAGTAAAAGATAGATATTAATACGTTATATTAATGATGTATAGATTATAGATAAGGGTTCGCCAGGGGTTAGGGCGAATAGGGGTGATTGAATGAACATGAAAGATGAACGGCAGTTCGTTGGATATAGTAAGTATCGCAGCCGTCTCGTGGACGGTCATGTGCATACGGAATTGTGTCCACATGGTAGTGGGGACCGAACTGCGATGATGATAGAAAAGGCCATCGAGTTGCGTATCGAAAAGGTATGCCTTACAGAACATGCACCATTGCCAACAGCTTTTGCTGCAGAATATGGTGGTGATAAAAAGGCCTATGACACAGCGTCTTTGAAATTAAATGAAGTTGATACTTACTTAGAGTTGGGTCGTCAATTACAACGTGCCTATGGCACACATATCGATATTTCTCTCGGTTTTGAAGTCGATTATATTCCAGGCTTTGAATCAGACATTCAAGAGTTCTTGGATCGCTATGGTCCGTTGACGGATGATAATATTTTATCCGTTCACTTTATGGAAGGCGTTAATAATGCCTTTTACTGCTTAGACTACAGTCCTGAAGAATTCGAAAAAGGCTTCGGCCCGTGGATCGAAAAACAATATGAGTTATATTACAAGTATTATTCTACAGTGCGTCAAGCCGTGCGTGCTGACCTCGGTGAATATACACCTAAACGCATAGGTCATTTTGATTTAATCAAGAAATACCAACATCACTTTGGATTTGAACGTCATTTAGATCGTCGCAATGCGCAGGTGGTGAGCGATATTTTGCATATCATGCGCGTCCAAGGTCGCGAGCTAGACTACAACATGAGCGGCTTCTTCAAACCAGATTGTCGTGAAATGTACCCAAGCCGCTTCATTCAAGGCATGGCGGCTATCATTGGTGTGCCATTTGTACTTGGATCTGATGCACATAGTGTGGCAGATATAGAAAACGTTTGGGGCTAAATTGATAGAAAGGTAATTATGGATTTCGTTCTTGGTATTATCCTTCTTATATTAATCATTTACTCTTATGGTAGACATAAGAAGAATGGCCAATATGAGATATGGCTAGAAAAATATAATCAAGGTATATATAATGTGGGCCAGCTCTTAAATTGCGAGTATGAACAAGCTAAGTTTGTCATAGATCAACTCGGTCGTCATGCGGTTCCTGTTGATGTAGTCGTTGAGCCTATGTCTACTATTTCTATTCGTGGTGAAAGTATGAATGGATATGCCTTTTCTTATAATGAATTAAAAGGCTCTTTCACTCTAAATGATAAGTTTGAAATAACAAATTTAATTTATAATGATGTAGATCTTCTACATATGGGTGTAATTAAATAAATATATGTAGTAAATACATGAAATATTAACGGTTCTATTGACAATTCTATAGAACCGTTATATTATGATTTCATACTTTAATAAAGTAAAGCGATAAAATAGAAAAGTATCGATATAGGTAAATTTTTTCTCATAGTAAACTGAATAGCTAGATGACTTAAATCGTTATATAACTTAAAAGGTTAATATAGGTATATAGTTTTCAAAAACATGAGAAATGATATGAATCAATTGATGGAAAGGATGTTTACGATGGTACAGCAGCAATTACCTACTGGTTTCCGCGATGATATAGGGATCGTAGCAGAGCGTAAGGATGATGTGAGTCAATATGTGCTCGGTCTTTGTCGAAATCGTCAATACACAAAGATCTCTACGCCTCTTGTAGAGTACAAAGATGTATTCAATGGCTATGCAATGGGGCGCGGTCAGCATATGTACGAATTTATGGATAGTTCTGAAGTGTCCGTCGTAATTCGTCCTGATTTAACAATGCCTATTGGTCGTTTCTTAGCGACTACAAATATTGAATTGCCTCGCACGTTCTACTACTTGGGCGATGTATTTATGAAAAATAAAAAGCATCGTGGCGATGTTAACCAAGTGACGCAAGGTGGCATTGAAATGGTGGGCTATAAAGGGCTTGAGGCTGAGCAAGAGTGCTTCAAGATTATTAAAGAGGTGAATGAAGCTCAATTGGGCAATAGTTTATTGCTCGAAATTGGGGATGCTCGTTTTTCTCGTGCTATTACCGATGCTCTTGGACTCAGTGATGATGAAAAAGCAGAGCTCTTAGAGGCTTTATTTACTAAATATTTGCCACGATATAACGAGTTGATTTCTGACTTTAAAAATAGTGCGCTATATCCATTCTTAACTGTATGGCCTCGCTTGTTTGGTACGGTTCAAGATATTAAGGATGAGCTAAATCAGATTATCTTGCCTGCAGCGGCGCAGCGCATTTTAGATAATCTCGTAGATATGGCAAATCAAGTGGAAGCAACGGGGCAACAGGTTCGCATCGATGTATCTACGGAACCGCTTCAATCCTATTACACAGGCCTTACGTTTAGAGGCTATGTGGATGGCGTGTCTCAATACATCGTCAGCGGCGGTCGCTATGATGGCTTGCTATCTAGCTTTGATGGTACGCCGATGCCGGCAGTAGGGATGGCTTTTAATATCGACGTCTTGACTGATGTTACCTTGCAGGGTGCAAGCAAAGCTCAAGATAACGATACATTACGTATCGCTCTTACGAAGGGGCGCGTAGAAAAGGATTTTATTCCACTCCTAGAAACATGTGGCATTGACTGCGAGCCATTACATAATAAGGCGCGTAAGCTCATTATCTCTTTAGGCGATTCTATGGAGGTCATCCTTGCAAAGGGGCCAGATGTAACGACGTATTTGAAAAATGGTGTTGTTGACCTTGGCATCGTCGGTAGTGATGTGCTCGATGAACAAGACGATACAAGCTATGAAATGCTAGATTTACAAACGGGTAAATGCCAATTTATCTTGGCGTCCTTAGAGGGCTATGATCCTAAAGAAGGTCGCCGTCAACGCATTGGTACGAAATATCCAACCATTACAAAACAGTATTTTGGAGCTCAAGATGTGGAAATCATCAAGATTGAAGGCTCTGTTGAGCTGGCCCCACTTGTAGGACTAGCAGATGCTATCGTAGATATTACGGAAACGGGTACCACTTTGCGTGAAAACAATCTAGAAATCTTCGATTGGTTACAGCCCATATCTACACGCTTAGTAGCAAATCCATTAGCATTAAAACAAAAGCGAAACACCATTTTTAAGCTCATAGATCAGCTTTCAGAAGCAATTAATAAAAATTAATAAATAAGATGTAGAGTGAATCATATATTTAACTAGCAATACGGATAGATCAAGTAGGAAGA
This window contains:
- a CDS encoding GNAT family N-acetyltransferase translates to MSELVIRPITRNDIAPCLDIYNYEVVNGVATLDLEPRTLSEWQEWYESHSDEHHPIVVGTIDGIVAGYASLSPYRPKEAYKSTVELSIYIHQDYRGRGIATQLMAHILEIAKNDPLLHNVVSVITAGNEGSTKLHARFGFTYCGLTPQVGFKHGKYQDTETYALLV
- the hisJ gene encoding histidinol-phosphatase HisJ, which produces MNMKDERQFVGYSKYRSRLVDGHVHTELCPHGSGDRTAMMIEKAIELRIEKVCLTEHAPLPTAFAAEYGGDKKAYDTASLKLNEVDTYLELGRQLQRAYGTHIDISLGFEVDYIPGFESDIQEFLDRYGPLTDDNILSVHFMEGVNNAFYCLDYSPEEFEKGFGPWIEKQYELYYKYYSTVRQAVRADLGEYTPKRIGHFDLIKKYQHHFGFERHLDRRNAQVVSDILHIMRVQGRELDYNMSGFFKPDCREMYPSRFIQGMAAIIGVPFVLGSDAHSVADIENVWG
- the hisG gene encoding ATP phosphoribosyltransferase translates to MVQQQLPTGFRDDIGIVAERKDDVSQYVLGLCRNRQYTKISTPLVEYKDVFNGYAMGRGQHMYEFMDSSEVSVVIRPDLTMPIGRFLATTNIELPRTFYYLGDVFMKNKKHRGDVNQVTQGGIEMVGYKGLEAEQECFKIIKEVNEAQLGNSLLLEIGDARFSRAITDALGLSDDEKAELLEALFTKYLPRYNELISDFKNSALYPFLTVWPRLFGTVQDIKDELNQIILPAAAQRILDNLVDMANQVEATGQQVRIDVSTEPLQSYYTGLTFRGYVDGVSQYIVSGGRYDGLLSSFDGTPMPAVGMAFNIDVLTDVTLQGASKAQDNDTLRIALTKGRVEKDFIPLLETCGIDCEPLHNKARKLIISLGDSMEVILAKGPDVTTYLKNGVVDLGIVGSDVLDEQDDTSYEMLDLQTGKCQFILASLEGYDPKEGRRQRIGTKYPTITKQYFGAQDVEIIKIEGSVELAPLVGLADAIVDITETGTTLRENNLEIFDWLQPISTRLVANPLALKQKRNTIFKLIDQLSEAINKN
- a CDS encoding energy-coupling factor transporter transmembrane component T family protein, yielding MERLVPLTKILMTLAVSVWAILLRDWASLLALVVVELGVLFLAGLLFKQRKAVLALTSFAVFLGLIQFLGSGDVTSAIVSGLRMLAMTLVFIGLLATTKLQDLTAALVTQCKIPYEYAFMFTAALRFVPDFIAESHAVQEAQACRGLSLEGNFIKRIKSYASVIQPLLLKSLGRSETMALSLELRGFGGPTHSFAASVGLKRIDYTVISTLIAITILLFVIV